TGTGAACGGCATCCTGATCCTGACGGCCGTCGAGCTCGAGGCCGCGGGGCTGGCGCGGGAGCTCGAGCTTCCCGCCCTCGCCGGTCTGCCATATCGTGCGTTCGGCCGTGGATCCACTCGCATCGTCCCCGTTGGACTGGGCGCCGCGCTTCTGTCCGCGCGCTGGGCCGACGGGCTCGACGGGCTCACCGATCCGCTGGTGATCTCCGCCGGCATCTGCGGCGGCCTCGAACCGCGCCTCGCCCCCGGCGACCTGGTGCTCCCCACGCGGATCCTCGGCGCGGGGGGAGAGACGCTGACCATCTCGGCGTCCGCGCACGCGCGCGCGCTGGCGCTCGCCGGCCCGCGCGCCGAGACGGGTCTCCTCGCCACGTCGGCGGGCGTGCTGGCCACGCCCGGGGACAAGGCCGCGCTCCGCGCCGCCACCGGCGCCGTCGCGGTGGACATGGAGTCGGGGCCAATCGTGGCGGCGGCCCGCGCGGCGCGCGCGCCGGCCCTGGTCGTGCGCGGCGTCTCCGACGACGCCGGATCCTCGGTGCCGGCGGCGCTGAGCGCCTTGGTCTCCCCCGAAGGGCGCGTGCGCGGCGGCCGCGTCCTCTTGCTCGCGCTCACCCAGCCGCAGACGCTGCCGCGCGCGCTCGCGCTCCGGCGGGGCAGCCGCCTGGCCCTCGCCACGGTGGCGCGGGTGCTCGCCGGGCTCGAGGCCGGAGCATGAGGCGCTCCCTCGTGACGGGCGGCACCGGGTTCGTCGGCGCCAATCTCGTCCGCGAGCTCCTGGCCGACGGCGACCGGGTGCGCGTGCTCGCCCGGGCGGGCGGCGACCGCCGCGCCCTCGCGGGCTGCGAGGTGGAGATCGTCGAGGGCGACCTGCTCGATTCCACCTCGGTGCGCCGGGCGGCCGCGGGCATGGAGCGGGTGTATCACGTCGCCGCCGACTACCGGCTCTGGGCGCCCGATCCGTCCGCGCTCTTTCGCGCCAACGTGAACGGGACCCGCCACGTGCTGGAGGCGGCCGCCCAGGCCGGGGCCAGCCGCATCGTCTACACGTCGACGGTGGGCGTGCTCGGCATCCCGAAGGACGGCCGGCCCGGCGACGAAGCCACGCCGGTGTCGCTCGCGGACATGGTCGGGCCGTACAAGGCCTCGAAGTTCGTGGCGGAGGAAGTCGCCCGCGAGCTCGCGGCGCGCGGCGCGCCCATCGTGATCGTGAATCCGTCCGCGCCGATCGGCCCCTGGGACGTCAAGCCCACGCCGACGGGCCAGATGGTCGTGGACTTCCTCCGCAGGAAGATGGTCGCGTCGTTCGACACCGGCCTCAACATCGCGCACGTCCGGGACGTCGCGCGCGGTCACATCCTCGCCGCCGAGCGCGGGCGCCTCGGCGAGCGGTACGTGCTCGGTCACGCCAACTTGACGCTGCTGGAGATCTTCAGCGCGCTCGCCCGGCTCACCGGCCTGCCCGCGCCGCGCTTCCGGGTGCCGTACGCGGTAGCCTGGCTGGCCGCGGCGGGCATGGAAGGCGTGGCGCGGCTGACCGGCCGCGCGCCCGCGGTGCCGCTCACCGCGGTGCGGATGGCGCGCAAGCGCATGTTCTTCAGCGTGGACAAGGCGGTGCGCGAGCTCGGCCTGCCCCAAACGCCCGCGGAGCGGGCGCTCGGCGACGCCGTCGACTGGTTCGTGGCGCGGGGCTACGCGGCCCCGCCGCGGGGACGGCGGGCCGCGTGAACCCGGCCAGGTTCGTCTCGCGGCTCACGCGCAAGAGCCGGTCGAACTTCTTCTACGCCTTTCTCCTCCTGCCGCGCGCCCAGCGGGAGGCGATCTTCGCCGTCTACGCTTTCTGCCGCATCGTCGACGACGCGGTCGACGAGGGCGCGGACCGCGGCGCTCAGCGCGCCGAGCTCGCCCGCTGGCGCGAGGAGATCGCGCGGGTGTGGGGCGCCGGCGACCCCCAGCACCCCGCGGCGCAGCGGCTCCGCGAGGCGGTGCGACGGTTCCCCATCCCGCGAGAGGCGCTGGAGGAGATCATCGCCGGCGTGGAAATGGACCTCGACGTCGCCAGCTACGAGACCTTCAAGGATCTCTACCCGTACTGCTATCGCGTGGCCTCCGCGGTGGGGCTCTGCAGCATCGCCATCTTCGGCTACACCGATCCGCGCGCGCAGGACTATGCCATCAACCTCGGCGTGGCTCTTCAGCTGACGAATATCCTCCGCGACGTTCAGGTCGACGCCCGCATCGGCCGGGTCTATCTGCCGCAGGAGGATCTGCGGCGCTTCGGCGTGAGCCCGGACGAGCTGCGCCTGGGGCGCTACTCGCCGGCCTTCGAGGCCCTCATGGCCTTCCAGGCCACGCGCGCCCGCGAGTACTACGCGCGGGCCTGGCGTGGATTTCCCCCGGCGGATCGCCGCTCGCTCTTCGCCGCGGAGATCATGGGCCGGACCTACTTCGCACTGCTCCAGGCCATCGAAGCGCGCGGCTTCGACGTCTTCGGCGAGCGCGTCACCGTGCCCTCCCGCCGGCGCATCGCCATCGCGCTCGCGTGCTGGGCGCGCTCCCGCC
The Candidatus Methylomirabilota bacterium genome window above contains:
- the hpnA gene encoding hopanoid-associated sugar epimerase codes for the protein MRRSLVTGGTGFVGANLVRELLADGDRVRVLARAGGDRRALAGCEVEIVEGDLLDSTSVRRAAAGMERVYHVAADYRLWAPDPSALFRANVNGTRHVLEAAAQAGASRIVYTSTVGVLGIPKDGRPGDEATPVSLADMVGPYKASKFVAEEVARELAARGAPIVIVNPSAPIGPWDVKPTPTGQMVVDFLRRKMVASFDTGLNIAHVRDVARGHILAAERGRLGERYVLGHANLTLLEIFSALARLTGLPAPRFRVPYAVAWLAAAGMEGVARLTGRAPAVPLTAVRMARKRMFFSVDKAVRELGLPQTPAERALGDAVDWFVARGYAAPPRGRRAA
- the hpnD gene encoding presqualene diphosphate synthase HpnD; its protein translation is MNPARFVSRLTRKSRSNFFYAFLLLPRAQREAIFAVYAFCRIVDDAVDEGADRGAQRAELARWREEIARVWGAGDPQHPAAQRLREAVRRFPIPREALEEIIAGVEMDLDVASYETFKDLYPYCYRVASAVGLCSIAIFGYTDPRAQDYAINLGVALQLTNILRDVQVDARIGRVYLPQEDLRRFGVSPDELRLGRYSPAFEALMAFQATRAREYYARAWRGFPPADRRSLFAAEIMGRTYFALLQAIEARGFDVFGERVTVPSRRRIAIALACWARSRLGTRGRPPLARPAR